In Sphingomonas phyllosphaerae, one DNA window encodes the following:
- a CDS encoding TonB-dependent siderophore receptor: MKTFTGGLLATAGLSLASTVHAAPPAAAGLAAASPAPEATGQEVVVTGRASPAPKTADDRYKPTPDASTLRSAADPLDTPQTVNIVPAQVLRDQRPRYLDDVLTNVSGITQGNTLAATQDTVLKRGFGGNRDGSVMHNGMPLVQGRAFNAAAQSVEVLKGPASLLYGIMDPGGVINIVSKKPLLDPQLTVALTGSSYAAARSGLEAMADLTGAISGDLAARLVLDHQDEDYWRNFGVRRDTLIAPSLGWYGGATQAVLWYEFRRFDYPFDRGTALDPRTMQPLAVPRRRRLDDPNNRMTGDSHLVQLAVDHRLGGRWAAHLAASLNSERYDAGQLRVTGVTVQRGTLTRSNDATIGALSTDAYLQTYIDGGFDVAGTRHAVIFGAEGEYRRYYRRDLIRQAVRNTFSYLAPVYGREPFPTSVSATDSDQTDRLWNYSLFGQDSIHLDDRWIVVAGGRLIGFDQRAGRGRPFVANTDLTGWAFVPQAGLVWRAAPAVSLYGSYTRSLKPTSTIAPLASGVTITSSVAPERGRSFELGAKLDMPDRLSATLALYDIDKRNVLVSQFNPATLLTDYRTAGRATSRGVELDLAGQVTRTLSLIASYAYTRARTVDDPVFAGKRLANVAPHTASLSLAYDVGALAGDDRLRVGAGGRYVARRPGDSANSFWLDDYVVADAFVTYDTRLAGRRVTLQFNLKNVFDATYYTSAVNQYGVAIGDPRRAIGTLAFAF, translated from the coding sequence ATGAAGACGTTCACCGGCGGTTTGCTGGCAACCGCGGGCCTGTCGCTCGCATCGACCGTTCACGCCGCGCCGCCTGCCGCTGCGGGCCTTGCTGCCGCCTCGCCTGCGCCGGAGGCGACCGGACAGGAGGTGGTGGTCACCGGCCGCGCCTCGCCCGCCCCGAAGACCGCAGACGATCGCTACAAGCCGACCCCCGATGCCTCGACGTTGCGCAGTGCGGCCGATCCGCTCGACACGCCGCAGACGGTCAACATCGTACCCGCGCAGGTGCTGCGCGACCAGCGTCCACGCTATCTCGACGACGTGCTGACCAACGTCAGCGGCATCACGCAAGGCAATACGCTGGCGGCGACGCAGGATACCGTGCTCAAGCGCGGCTTCGGCGGCAATCGCGACGGATCGGTGATGCACAACGGGATGCCACTGGTGCAGGGCCGCGCATTCAACGCCGCCGCGCAGAGCGTCGAGGTATTGAAGGGCCCGGCATCGCTGCTCTACGGCATCATGGACCCGGGCGGCGTTATCAACATCGTCTCGAAGAAGCCGCTGCTCGATCCGCAGCTGACCGTCGCACTGACCGGGTCGAGCTATGCGGCGGCGCGTAGCGGGCTGGAGGCGATGGCCGATCTGACCGGCGCGATCAGCGGCGATCTCGCCGCGCGGCTGGTGCTCGATCACCAGGACGAGGATTACTGGCGCAACTTCGGGGTCCGCCGCGACACGTTGATCGCACCGTCGCTCGGCTGGTACGGCGGCGCGACCCAGGCAGTGCTCTGGTACGAATTCCGCCGCTTCGATTATCCGTTCGACCGCGGCACCGCGCTCGATCCGCGCACGATGCAGCCGCTGGCGGTGCCGCGCCGCCGCCGACTCGACGATCCCAACAACCGGATGACCGGCGACAGCCACCTCGTCCAGCTCGCGGTCGATCACCGGCTGGGCGGCCGGTGGGCGGCGCACCTTGCCGCCAGCCTCAACAGCGAGCGCTATGACGCCGGGCAGTTGCGCGTCACCGGCGTCACCGTCCAGCGCGGCACGTTGACGCGCAGCAACGACGCCACGATCGGCGCGCTAAGCACCGACGCCTATCTCCAGACCTATATCGACGGCGGGTTCGACGTGGCCGGGACGCGCCACGCCGTCATCTTCGGCGCGGAGGGGGAATACCGCCGTTACTACCGCCGCGACCTGATCCGCCAGGCAGTGCGCAACACGTTCAGCTACCTCGCCCCTGTCTACGGCCGCGAGCCATTCCCGACCAGCGTTTCCGCCACCGACAGCGACCAGACCGACCGGCTCTGGAACTATTCGCTGTTCGGGCAGGATTCGATCCACCTCGACGATCGCTGGATCGTCGTCGCGGGCGGGCGACTGATCGGCTTCGACCAACGCGCCGGACGCGGACGGCCGTTCGTCGCCAATACCGATCTGACCGGATGGGCGTTCGTCCCGCAGGCCGGGCTGGTGTGGCGCGCCGCGCCCGCCGTCTCGCTGTACGGCAGCTACACGCGTTCGCTCAAGCCGACCTCGACGATCGCGCCGCTGGCAAGCGGGGTGACCATCACTTCGTCGGTCGCGCCGGAACGCGGGCGTTCGTTCGAGCTTGGCGCGAAGCTCGACATGCCCGATCGCCTTTCCGCCACGCTGGCGCTTTACGACATCGACAAACGCAACGTGCTGGTGTCGCAGTTCAATCCCGCCACCTTGCTGACCGACTATCGCACCGCCGGACGCGCCACCTCGCGCGGTGTGGAGCTGGATCTCGCCGGCCAGGTGACCCGCACGCTCAGCCTGATCGCCAGCTATGCCTACACTCGCGCGCGGACGGTCGACGATCCCGTGTTCGCGGGCAAGCGATTGGCGAACGTCGCGCCGCATACTGCCTCGCTCTCGCTCGCCTATGACGTGGGTGCGCTGGCCGGCGACGATCGGCTGCGGGTCGGTGCCGGCGGCCGCTATGTCGCGCGCCGGCCCGGCGACAGCGCCAACAGTTTCTGGCTCGACGACTATGTCGTGGCCGACGCGTTCGTCACCTATGATACGCGATTGGCCGGCCGGCGTGTGACGCTCCAGTTCAACCTGAAGAACGTCTTCGACGCGACCTACTATACCTCGGCCGTGAACCAATATGGTGTCGCGATCGGCGATCCGCGCCGCGCGATCGGAACGCTGGCCTTCGCCTTCTGA
- a CDS encoding EAL domain-containing protein, whose product MMEVGWQNMVRAMARTFGPGLSVRHANATPIRLTLRICNYAHIAHAYGEDVAEDVVAELSRRLGLALPSSARIAQRPNGILLATLGDDLELADDVIAALILAWFPTFCSAVMGSPVETRAGRLCVWLSGDWDVSTCQNGRLFAFGGHPVEDSIEAAAHYRADMELAADLMPLLLPDATVKMKDGRGLFLYWQPIVDSGPGSTLYYESLLRPCGRDGAFQSSETLMRALERLGFACLLDRYVASAVLDELEATPDVTLAINVSAQSLACDHWWGEIDARLRRRPDVARRLVWEITETTHVFDLAPAVALIETFKSRGCKVALDDFGVGFASIQQLRLFSPDIIKIDKLYLGRAMETQQDGTIFRRIVGLARSFGAEVVVEGVETPMQAELVRTTEANWQQGFLVGVPSAERPWRLPDSAVVLRLQGA is encoded by the coding sequence ATGATGGAAGTGGGGTGGCAGAATATGGTTCGTGCGATGGCGCGAACCTTCGGCCCGGGCCTGAGTGTCCGTCATGCCAATGCGACACCGATCCGGCTTACTCTACGTATCTGTAATTACGCGCATATCGCTCATGCCTATGGCGAAGATGTCGCGGAGGACGTCGTCGCGGAATTGTCTCGGCGACTTGGTCTGGCACTGCCCTCGTCGGCGCGAATCGCGCAGCGGCCGAATGGCATTCTGCTCGCGACCTTGGGGGATGACCTCGAACTTGCCGATGACGTCATTGCCGCGCTCATACTGGCGTGGTTCCCGACCTTTTGCTCGGCGGTGATGGGAAGCCCGGTGGAAACCCGGGCGGGGCGGCTTTGTGTCTGGCTCTCCGGAGACTGGGACGTTTCGACCTGCCAGAACGGCCGGCTCTTCGCCTTCGGTGGGCATCCGGTCGAAGATTCGATCGAGGCGGCGGCGCACTACCGCGCCGACATGGAACTCGCCGCCGACCTGATGCCGCTGCTGCTTCCCGACGCGACGGTGAAGATGAAGGATGGGCGAGGGCTGTTCCTCTACTGGCAGCCGATCGTCGACAGTGGTCCCGGTTCGACGCTCTATTATGAGTCGCTGCTGCGTCCCTGCGGTCGCGATGGTGCCTTCCAGTCGTCGGAAACGTTGATGCGCGCGCTCGAGCGCCTTGGCTTCGCCTGCCTGCTGGATCGCTATGTCGCCTCGGCGGTGCTCGACGAGCTCGAGGCGACGCCCGACGTCACGCTGGCGATCAACGTTTCCGCGCAAAGCCTCGCTTGCGATCATTGGTGGGGCGAGATCGACGCGCGGTTGCGGCGGCGTCCGGATGTCGCGCGGCGGTTGGTGTGGGAGATTACGGAGACGACGCACGTCTTTGATCTCGCTCCGGCGGTCGCGCTGATCGAAACCTTCAAGTCGCGCGGCTGCAAGGTGGCGCTCGACGACTTCGGTGTCGGCTTCGCGTCCATCCAGCAACTGCGGCTGTTCTCGCCCGACATCATCAAGATCGACAAGCTTTATCTCGGTCGGGCGATGGAGACGCAGCAGGACGGCACGATCTTTCGTCGGATCGTCGGACTCGCCCGGTCCTTCGGGGCCGAGGTCGTGGTCGAGGGCGTCGAGACGCCGATGCAGGCCGAACTGGTGCGAACGACCGAGGCGAACTGGCAGCAGGGTTTCCTGGTGGGTGTTCCGTCCGCCGAGCGTCCCTGGCGGCTTCCAGACAGCGCCGTCGTCCTTCGTCTGCAGGGGGCGTGA
- a CDS encoding filamentous hemagglutinin N-terminal domain-containing protein, whose amino-acid sequence MTNRGKRWHSGVSGIAITVAAGALVCSAPAFAQVTGGQVVGGQATIAGQGTSQTTITQTSDRAILNWDRFSLGAGDVAVFQQPDARSITVNRVIGGDPSAIMGSIKANGQVVLINRNGVLFGKGSQVDTAGLIVSTHDIDATGFLRGDSLLRFTDGGNDKAEVVVEGRITIRDAGMAAFVAPHVRNSGLIQADMGRVTLAAGKGFGIDLYGDGLVRFAASDAITGTLKDAQGQPVKALVENDGTIAARGGKILLTATAAREVVNASVNVAGIVRADAVSSQGGVITLSGSGGITTEARSVITAAGATGGSVTVAGGAVGLGGAIDASSTGAHQTGGSVAVRSDSLLSLGGSVTATSALGSGGSVTYQAARLFENSDGRTDVSGLIDGGTIRSIITDTAMTSGRYAADGLYGLGGRIDMTATDLRLLSADVTATGRGGGGLVRIGGAFQGGKTPDTAQPYYESFVGRWGDLPALATAGHAFVNDGTRIDVRASKGQGGTAVVWSDAQTTFMGAIDARGSGAKGSGGAVELSSAQDLRHVALDRVATGGGNLLLDPKNIIIGDAAQAQSWAYQGIIGKWYALPGIAQLETNDRFGAAVALNSDATVMAVGAPGDSGSLNQSTNAGAVYLFGFTDTSFGGAALKGIIGVGYTGGTNYDMAQSLDPNDEFGSAVALNGSATALYVGAPGDDGRGYSDATASAANKDRGAVYKFNVGSNANITPAYLWGGSNYGGNYNGFTSSNVVDGSSNPLLNAGDAFGSAVAIFNDGKVMAVGAPKTDYVDADDSTNNATDVGAVYTWSGMDSGAGSLTGYIDRANFPLTYTRPSLTSGTAFGGAVALSGDGKILAIGAPHYTSLTPASVNNSGAVFLIKSSDATYSAATGAPTFGSFVAAIPQIENVAGKYARLDVKFRDGGQVGAAVALNAAGNKLFIGAPGLGDPAATGSGSGRAYLVNVRPDLQLTDLEGGTTVSGTAAWIGRGNSNGSGNDGNRLDLQDLNFADSISGYTGSNFGAALALSGDGLRLAVGTPGDKGALADASGSGAVRLFTLSWSDFGRYSGGITQAGTIGRGYNRALPALEGLRGIGGLTGFLDADDNFGRGVALSRDGKAMAIGAHHDSGPLNATSHTGAVYLFTFADTNFGGSALQGIIGKGYTGGKNVNVAALDANDEFGTSLALNTDGTRLAVGAPFDDGPGAAGSNDYGAVYLFTFTDTNFSGGALAATVGSNYSGGNNLGGPSPYRTSDWFGSAVALNGTGNQLAVGAYQYDGINNNRTNAGAVYLYNFGEASGAFTGGSLAKTITVDGDLDPTGGVGAALGAGVALSSDGSFLAIGAVANGGYNGSLSGGNAGAIYTYSFGANFTTPTKKGTIGYNFGTDGARGTSVTGMTGGGWFGQSVAVNATGTVMAVGAPFTKSASGTTTTGAVFLFTKSGSSTGPEWTQTGILGAGYTSTGSLDVDGLEANDTFGTSVALNGTGDRMVVGAPTDNGAGNALTGSGAAYLFSFTDAAFSGPTRSAVYGKYYDANSAVASSTDNFGSSVALNASATRMAVGAVGDDGFSNGYTDAGAVYLFGFSDGGFNGGTLRGIIGKGYTGGRNFDVSALEASDNFGSGVALSAAGNLLAVGASGDDGSGNASSTNKDYGAVYLFSFSDNDFSNAMQRGVIGSGYTIAVAGLDIGDRFGSSVAFNAAADRLAIGAPLEDGSGAGSTSADYGAVYLFGFDQSDLTTPFKTPSLLATIGSGYGGSGSAGNNLGIGVTGAVAGAQFGTGVALNATGDRLAVGAPIETGASLLQTGAAYLFGFTSATDFSGASLIGKLGNGEAGANKVTLSQYDRFATSVALDATGDRLAVGAPTRTGETTGGAVYLFRFDGTSAFHGVTLNATAGRIVGSTPNIPIVGGTARNSFGSAVALSADATRLAVGAVNDVDATGNSFGSGTVCLFTFADNKFAGGAQAGTIGKGYNDKNIDIGGLLDQGDRFGSSVALNADATRMAVGAPDDSGVANDQASTGAVYLFSFADASFSGGVLQGIIGRGYTGGKNVSLTAPDGGDAFGTGVALNGAGDRLAVGAQGDDGAGISPGTADNNYGAVYLFGFSDTNFSGGTLKARLGKGYTGSGYAGSLAADRDISTLRAGENFGGSVSLNAQGNLLAVGAPQNKGSDGTGTSLGAVYLFSFTSTNGATGFSGGTKWSTVGKGYGGIDNNVEVSTLGPSYKFGSSVALNAAGDRLAVGVTGDDGQGNTTGDYGAAYLYSFDNSVSTNLFKSGSLTAKLGLGYAPTASALKDVSIDGLQSNGGFGTSLSLNAQGNRLAVGAPTFNGADGSGNSLSQTGAVYVIDFIDGNFSGGSIQAQLGKGLSGGNTLNVPALEASDGSVRRSR is encoded by the coding sequence ATGACGAACAGGGGCAAGCGCTGGCACAGCGGCGTAAGCGGGATTGCGATCACGGTGGCCGCCGGGGCGCTGGTGTGCAGCGCCCCGGCGTTTGCGCAAGTCACGGGCGGTCAGGTCGTCGGCGGTCAGGCGACGATCGCCGGGCAGGGCACGTCGCAGACCACGATCACGCAGACCAGCGATCGCGCGATCCTGAACTGGGACCGCTTCTCGCTGGGCGCGGGCGACGTCGCGGTCTTCCAGCAGCCCGATGCCCGTTCGATCACCGTCAACCGCGTGATCGGTGGCGATCCCTCGGCGATCATGGGGTCGATCAAGGCCAATGGCCAAGTGGTCCTCATCAACCGTAACGGCGTGCTGTTCGGCAAGGGCTCGCAGGTCGACACCGCCGGGCTGATCGTGTCGACGCACGACATTGACGCGACCGGATTTTTGCGCGGCGATTCGCTGCTGCGCTTCACCGATGGCGGCAACGACAAGGCCGAGGTGGTGGTCGAGGGCCGCATCACGATCCGCGACGCCGGCATGGCGGCGTTCGTGGCGCCGCACGTCCGCAATTCCGGGCTGATCCAGGCCGATATGGGCCGGGTGACGCTGGCGGCGGGCAAGGGCTTCGGGATCGACCTGTATGGCGACGGGCTGGTCCGCTTCGCCGCGTCGGACGCGATCACCGGCACGCTGAAGGATGCGCAGGGCCAGCCGGTGAAGGCGCTGGTCGAGAATGACGGCACGATCGCGGCGCGCGGTGGCAAGATCCTGCTGACCGCGACCGCCGCGCGCGAGGTGGTCAACGCCTCGGTCAACGTCGCGGGGATCGTGCGCGCGGACGCCGTTTCGTCACAAGGCGGGGTGATCACGCTGTCGGGATCGGGCGGGATCACCACCGAGGCGAGGTCGGTCATCACCGCGGCGGGCGCGACCGGCGGCAGCGTCACCGTCGCGGGCGGCGCGGTCGGGCTGGGCGGCGCGATCGACGCCTCGTCGACCGGCGCGCACCAGACCGGCGGCAGCGTGGCGGTCAGGTCCGACAGCCTGTTGTCGCTGGGCGGCAGCGTCACCGCGACGAGCGCACTGGGTTCGGGCGGCAGCGTCACCTATCAGGCGGCGCGCCTGTTCGAGAACAGCGACGGGCGGACCGACGTGTCGGGCCTGATCGACGGCGGCACGATCCGCTCGATCATCACCGACACTGCGATGACCTCGGGCCGCTATGCCGCCGACGGCCTCTATGGCCTGGGCGGGCGGATCGACATGACCGCGACCGATTTGCGGCTGCTCAGCGCGGACGTCACCGCGACCGGGCGTGGCGGCGGCGGTCTGGTGCGGATCGGCGGGGCGTTCCAGGGCGGCAAGACGCCCGACACCGCGCAGCCTTATTACGAGAGCTTCGTCGGCCGCTGGGGCGACCTGCCCGCGCTGGCCACGGCGGGCCATGCCTTCGTCAACGACGGCACGCGGATCGACGTGCGCGCGAGCAAGGGGCAGGGCGGCACGGCGGTCGTCTGGTCGGACGCGCAGACCACCTTCATGGGCGCGATCGACGCGCGCGGCAGCGGCGCGAAGGGCAGCGGCGGCGCGGTCGAGCTGTCCTCCGCGCAGGACCTGCGCCACGTCGCGCTGGACCGGGTGGCCACCGGCGGCGGCAACCTGCTGCTCGACCCGAAGAACATCATCATCGGCGACGCCGCGCAGGCGCAGTCCTGGGCGTATCAGGGGATCATCGGCAAATGGTACGCCCTGCCGGGCATTGCGCAGCTGGAGACGAACGACCGCTTCGGTGCGGCCGTCGCGCTCAACAGCGATGCGACGGTGATGGCGGTCGGCGCGCCGGGGGACAGCGGTTCGCTCAACCAGTCGACGAATGCGGGTGCGGTCTACCTCTTCGGCTTTACCGACACCAGTTTCGGCGGCGCGGCGCTGAAGGGGATTATCGGTGTCGGCTATACCGGCGGCACCAATTACGACATGGCCCAGTCGCTCGACCCGAACGACGAATTCGGGTCCGCGGTCGCCCTGAATGGCAGCGCGACCGCGCTCTACGTCGGTGCGCCGGGTGACGATGGCCGGGGATATTCCGATGCTACGGCATCCGCCGCCAACAAGGATCGCGGGGCCGTCTACAAATTCAACGTGGGTTCCAACGCGAATATCACTCCGGCCTATCTTTGGGGCGGGTCGAATTACGGAGGCAATTACAACGGGTTCACCAGCTCCAATGTCGTAGATGGCAGTTCCAATCCCTTGCTCAACGCCGGCGACGCGTTCGGCAGTGCGGTCGCCATTTTCAATGACGGAAAGGTCATGGCCGTCGGTGCGCCGAAGACCGACTATGTCGACGCCGACGACAGCACGAACAACGCCACCGACGTGGGTGCCGTCTACACCTGGTCCGGGATGGATTCGGGTGCCGGCAGCCTGACCGGATATATCGACAGGGCCAATTTTCCTCTTACTTATACTAGGCCGAGTTTGACGAGTGGCACGGCTTTCGGTGGGGCCGTCGCCTTGTCCGGTGACGGAAAGATACTGGCGATCGGGGCGCCCCACTATACGAGTCTAACGCCAGCGTCGGTCAACAATTCTGGCGCCGTCTTCCTGATAAAATCGAGCGACGCGACCTATTCGGCAGCGACGGGCGCGCCGACGTTCGGATCCTTTGTCGCAGCGATACCACAGATCGAAAACGTTGCCGGAAAATATGCGCGGCTTGACGTCAAATTCCGTGATGGGGGACAGGTCGGCGCGGCGGTTGCCCTGAACGCGGCGGGAAACAAGCTATTCATCGGCGCACCCGGTCTGGGCGATCCTGCCGCCACGGGATCGGGCAGTGGACGCGCCTATCTGGTCAACGTGCGACCCGACTTGCAATTAACGGACTTGGAGGGTGGCACAACGGTCAGCGGTACTGCCGCCTGGATCGGCCGGGGGAACAGTAATGGATCCGGGAATGACGGCAACAGGCTCGATCTTCAGGACCTGAATTTCGCCGACAGCATCAGCGGGTATACAGGCAGCAACTTTGGCGCGGCGCTGGCGCTCAGCGGGGACGGTTTACGGCTGGCCGTGGGAACGCCGGGCGACAAGGGCGCGCTCGCGGACGCAAGCGGCTCCGGCGCAGTTCGGCTGTTCACCCTCTCGTGGAGCGATTTTGGTAGGTACTCCGGCGGCATCACGCAGGCGGGCACGATCGGTCGCGGCTATAATCGCGCGCTGCCCGCGCTGGAGGGGTTGCGGGGCATCGGCGGACTGACCGGCTTCCTGGACGCCGACGACAATTTCGGTCGCGGCGTCGCGCTCAGCCGCGATGGCAAGGCCATGGCGATCGGCGCGCACCACGATTCCGGTCCGCTCAATGCCACCAGTCATACCGGCGCAGTCTATCTCTTCACCTTTGCGGATACGAATTTCGGCGGATCGGCGCTGCAGGGGATCATCGGCAAGGGCTATACCGGCGGCAAGAACGTCAATGTCGCCGCGCTGGATGCGAACGACGAATTCGGTACGTCGCTGGCGCTGAACACCGACGGCACGCGGCTGGCGGTCGGCGCGCCGTTCGACGACGGCCCCGGCGCCGCCGGATCGAACGACTATGGCGCGGTCTATCTGTTCACCTTCACCGATACGAATTTTTCCGGCGGCGCGCTCGCGGCGACGGTCGGCAGCAACTATTCCGGCGGCAACAATCTGGGCGGCCCCTCTCCCTATCGCACGAGCGACTGGTTCGGGAGCGCGGTGGCGCTGAACGGCACCGGCAACCAGCTGGCGGTCGGTGCCTATCAATATGACGGCATCAATAATAACAGGACCAACGCCGGCGCGGTCTATCTGTACAATTTCGGGGAAGCCAGTGGCGCCTTCACCGGTGGCTCGCTGGCGAAGACGATCACGGTCGACGGTGACCTGGATCCGACGGGGGGTGTCGGGGCCGCGCTAGGCGCCGGTGTCGCGCTCAGCTCGGACGGCAGCTTCCTGGCGATCGGCGCGGTCGCGAACGGTGGCTACAACGGATCGCTGAGCGGCGGCAATGCGGGGGCCATCTACACCTATTCGTTCGGCGCCAACTTCACCACGCCGACGAAGAAGGGGACGATCGGCTATAATTTCGGCACGGACGGCGCGCGCGGAACGTCGGTGACCGGCATGACGGGCGGCGGCTGGTTCGGCCAGTCGGTGGCGGTGAACGCCACCGGCACCGTGATGGCGGTGGGCGCGCCGTTCACCAAGAGCGCCAGCGGCACGACCACCACAGGCGCCGTCTTCCTCTTCACCAAGAGCGGTTCGAGCACCGGGCCGGAATGGACGCAGACCGGCATCCTGGGCGCGGGGTATACGAGCACCGGGAGCCTCGACGTTGACGGTCTGGAGGCGAACGATACCTTCGGCACGTCGGTGGCCCTGAACGGCACCGGCGACCGGATGGTGGTCGGCGCGCCGACCGACAACGGCGCCGGCAACGCCCTCACCGGATCGGGTGCCGCCTATCTGTTCAGTTTCACCGACGCCGCGTTCAGCGGCCCGACGCGAAGCGCGGTCTACGGAAAATATTACGACGCCAACAGTGCCGTCGCGTCCTCCACCGACAATTTCGGCTCGTCGGTCGCGTTGAATGCCAGCGCGACGCGCATGGCGGTGGGGGCGGTCGGCGACGACGGATTCTCCAACGGCTATACCGACGCGGGTGCGGTCTATCTCTTCGGGTTCAGCGACGGCGGCTTCAACGGCGGCACGCTGCGCGGGATCATCGGCAAGGGCTATACCGGCGGCAGGAACTTCGATGTCTCGGCGCTGGAGGCGTCGGACAATTTCGGCAGCGGCGTCGCGCTGAGCGCGGCGGGCAATCTGCTGGCGGTCGGCGCCAGTGGCGACGACGGCAGCGGCAACGCGTCCAGCACCAACAAGGATTATGGCGCCGTCTACCTTTTCAGCTTCAGCGATAACGACTTCAGCAATGCGATGCAGCGCGGCGTCATCGGCAGCGGCTATACGATCGCCGTCGCCGGGCTGGATATCGGCGACCGGTTCGGCAGCAGCGTGGCGTTCAACGCGGCGGCCGATCGTCTGGCGATCGGCGCGCCCCTCGAGGATGGCAGCGGCGCGGGTTCCACCTCCGCCGATTATGGCGCCGTCTATCTGTTCGGCTTCGACCAGTCCGATCTGACGACGCCGTTCAAGACGCCGTCACTGCTGGCGACGATCGGGTCGGGCTATGGCGGCAGCGGCAGCGCGGGCAACAATCTGGGCATCGGCGTGACGGGCGCGGTCGCCGGGGCGCAGTTCGGCACCGGCGTCGCGCTGAATGCGACGGGGGACCGGCTGGCCGTCGGTGCGCCGATCGAAACCGGCGCGAGCCTGCTCCAGACCGGTGCCGCCTATCTGTTCGGCTTCACCTCCGCCACCGACTTTTCCGGCGCGTCGCTGATCGGCAAGCTGGGCAACGGCGAAGCCGGCGCGAACAAGGTCACGCTGTCGCAATATGACCGGTTCGCGACCTCGGTCGCGCTCGACGCGACCGGCGATCGCCTCGCGGTCGGGGCGCCGACGCGCACCGGCGAGACGACGGGCGGCGCGGTCTATCTGTTCCGGTTCGACGGGACGTCGGCGTTCCACGGCGTCACGCTGAACGCGACCGCGGGCCGGATCGTCGGCTCGACGCCCAATATCCCGATCGTCGGTGGCACCGCCCGCAACAGCTTCGGCAGCGCGGTGGCGCTGAGCGCCGACGCGACGCGGCTGGCGGTCGGCGCGGTCAACGACGTCGACGCGACCGGTAACAGCTTCGGCAGCGGCACGGTGTGCCTGTTCACCTTCGCCGACAACAAGTTCGCCGGCGGCGCGCAGGCGGGGACGATCGGCAAGGGGTATAACGACAAGAACATCGATATCGGCGGGCTGCTCGATCAAGGCGACCGTTTCGGTTCTTCCGTCGCGCTCAATGCCGATGCCACCCGCATGGCGGTGGGGGCGCCCGACGATTCCGGGGTCGCCAACGATCAGGCATCGACCGGCGCGGTCTATCTGTTCAGCTTCGCGGACGCGAGTTTCAGCGGCGGCGTGCTGCAGGGGATCATCGGCCGGGGCTATACCGGTGGCAAGAACGTCAGTCTCACGGCGCCGGACGGCGGCGATGCCTTCGGCACCGGCGTCGCGCTGAACGGGGCCGGGGATCGTCTGGCGGTCGGTGCGCAGGGCGACGATGGCGCCGGCATATCGCCGGGCACCGCCGACAATAATTACGGTGCGGTCTATCTCTTCGGCTTTTCGGATACGAATTTTTCCGGCGGCACGCTGAAGGCGCGGCTGGGCAAAGGCTATACGGGCAGCGGCTATGCCGGCAGCCTGGCGGCGGACCGCGATATCTCCACGCTGCGCGCCGGGGAGAATTTCGGCGGCAGCGTCTCGTTGAACGCACAGGGAAACCTGCTGGCGGTCGGCGCGCCCCAGAACAAGGGTTCGGACGGAACGGGAACCAGCCTCGGCGCCGTCTATCTGTTCAGCTTCACCTCGACCAACGGCGCCACCGGTTTCTCGGGAGGGACGAAATGGTCGACCGTGGGCAAGGGCTATGGCGGCATCGACAACAACGTCGAAGTGTCAACCCTCGGGCCGTCCTACAAGTTCGGCTCTTCGGTCGCGCTGAATGCCGCCGGCGATCGTCTGGCGGTCGGCGTCACCGGAGACGATGGTCAGGGTAACACGACCGGCGATTACGGCGCGGCATACCTCTACAGCTTCGACAATTCGGTCAGCACGAACCTTTTCAAAAGTGGGTCGCTGACGGCGAAGCTGGGCCTGGGCTATGCCCCGACGGCGTCGGCGCTGAAGGACGTCAGCATCGACGGCCTGCAAAGCAATGGCGGGTTCGGAACGTCACTGTCCCTGAATGCGCAGGGCAACCGGCTCGCGGTCGGTGCACCGACCTTCAACGGCGCCGACGGTAGCGGCAACAGCCTGTCGCAGACGGGCGCGGTCTATGTCATCGATTTCATCGACGGCAACTTCTCGGGCGGCTCGATCCAGGCGCAGTTGGGCAAGGGCCTGAGCGGCGGCAACACGCTCAATGTCCCGGCGCTGGAGGCGAGCGACGGTTCGGTTCGGCGGTCGCGCTGA